The genomic segment AATCACAAAAACTCTACTTACTAATgcttaaaaaattaaaatacccCAAAGAAAACTGTTCTGAAAAATCACCCACAGTGTCATATCAGTTAATCCTTACAAGGCTAATATCTTAATAAAAAATACCTTCAAGAACAAAAGCTGCCAATTGACTGATAGATGCAATACTAAACCACAAGATCAAAATCtattgtgtgaaaatgaaggctctgctttgagtcatttattcagttttacctttaatttaacacatcacacagtgCTCAGGCGCATCCAGTTGAGAAACTACATGTTATGgtgttaattgttaaaatctggatgagggatcttttatgttattttatttttcatctttattattcagttttagCCCCAAGGGATTGCCACCTTATCATGGTCACAGGGTCCATGTGCCTCACTGACCCTAGGAGCTATTCCAGCAGCAGTTTAGTCTTCAGGTGGGACACCCAAGCTGGACAGGTTGTAAGGCCTGACAGAGTGCAATCCACTTCTCCAGGTTGAGGGTTAGATACATAGCTAATAACCCAATtccatagagaaaaaaatgccctccacaaaatgtgtgtaaaataatcCCCCAGAAACTGCTGCTGTAGCATGATGTAGAACTGGCCATGCTTTAGAACGAGTTCTGGTTTGTGTGCTGTCTTGTTAAATGTTACAATTGAATAGTTTTATGTGTCCACTCCTTACGTTAGGCCTGGTAATAGGACACCATGGCATgcatttgtttctctgcaggagcaGCAACAGTATCAACATCATCATGTTCCACAGCACAGAGGTTTCCATGGTGAGGCATTGTAGCATTTTTCACCTGCTTCAGAGGAAGATGGCTGGCTTAACCAAAGAGTTACAGTAACATAAGGACAACGCCGGTGGAATCCAACATGACTGCAGAGGTGAAAACACTGATTCCAGCCTGTCCTGTTGAGTACCTCGTGTTTACCAACATCCCATTTCTGGACAAGAACAATCCAGATGTATATTCAACCCATTTCAAGGAGGACTTCCAGCCTTGTTCTTCCAAGAAAGTAGAACCTGTTCCTCTAGCCATCACAGCCCAGGTGGACCACAGAGACTTGAGGCACATTAAGGAATACCTGTCAGAGGCGACAGCTTCCTACCACCGTCACCCACTGCCACAGGTAACCCGCACGCCACGATGGGCTGAGCTTTGCACCAACTTTAAGATGCAAACAGACCCTAGGGAGGCAGCTTCCAGCTTCCTCACAACCCAGTCCCAGAAATTCCAGCCCCATCCCTTCCAGGCGCCTCCCACCCCCTTCAGACTAACAGAGGCCATCAAGAAGATCGAGCAGGAGGAAACATTTCCAGAAAGCACCAACAAAGCTACCTTCACTCTACACCATGGTTCTCCTGTTATAAAGCCCACAGTTAAACATCTAGGTAAGTGACAACATCATTAATTTTAACCAGATTCTTTTACTGCATTTGAGCAAAACTATAAACTCATATTAGATTATGACTTCAGCAGTAAGCCATATATGATTGACATGAACATTCATTAAATTTGGTTGGGAATTAACTTTAActaacatttctaaaaacagTCAGGATTACAACATCATTGCCTTGTAATGAATAACAGTGAAGGAATCTGTGTGAAGGTGTATCTCTGAATCCTGCAGAAAGTACTGTGTAATaagatttaaatattaaaaaggaTGTGTTTCTCTGTAGAGGAAGGCTTTCCCACAATAAAAGGGGATGGGTGCCACCGCAACATCATCTCCCAGTACAAAGACAGCTTCAAGGGAGCCTGGAGCCAAGCTGCTCAACTTATGGACAAggtaacacagcagcagcagcagcttttggTCATTATTATTTCAACTGAACACTACATggctgaaatatttaattaaaacatgGATAACTCTGAGCTTAAGTATTGCACCAGAAAGTCCAAATACACCAAACAGTGGTGAAACGTAACAATATTTCATCAACATGATCAACATATAAATTATCATCATTTTTTACAGATTCAACAACAGTATATAGAATAGGAAGATTGAGCTCACCCTAGATTATCTACAACACTGAAATGCCTCTCATTATTCTCTGAtaaattaattgataataatcTAACATTGACAACAGCCTATGAGCTGCAGAGAGTACTTTTATGATGTGATACTTAAAGTATATTTAGCAGATACTTGTGTAATTTTACTCTACAGTACACTTTTGAATACAGGACAGGTTTACGTCTGATGGTGTACTGTTAGATTTAGGAACAACCCTAAACTGGTtagttaatatgtttttttaaaaaaactagGACAGTTCTTAGCTACTCAGCAGTTGCAGAGAAGCCATTTTCTCACTATACAGATACACTATGACCTGGAGTACCAGCACAATCAGCTTTAAGTAGACACAACAGTGGCAAGGGTGCTGACCTTTTTTAAGGCGCTTTCCATGAAATGAGTGTTATCAGCACAAGACCatgactgtcattgtttttatgATGCCTTTCTTCAAGCCCTCGTCAGTGTCTATGGGTGATCCTGTGAAGATTGTAGAACGAGAGACAACCCACGCTGCGTCATTCAGCCGACCCACTCCCTGCAGGTCTGCAGCTTTTCTGCCTCACTGACAAACACTTCCAACACGTGACTTGGTGTACATTCTACACACAGAGATgtcaaacaacagagaaaactgtggCTGTAGGACCAGGTGTTTCCATTCAGATCTCTTTTAAGGATGTGGATCTGTCTTGGTTGTCAAATTGACATTATATTGACTCAAAGGTctcaaaaatctaaatatactTGTCACAAAGCTCACATTATCTGGTATTGAAATTATCCCCATACAAGTGCAATAAAAGTgaatatctgtgtttttgatACAGTCAACCTGTGGTGAAACACCGTTTGAAGCTCAACCTTGGAAATTTCTCTAAGGCCCCATGGTCGTCCACATCCAAAGAAGCTTTTTGTTATCACAAGATTGGTGAGTGTTTTCTGCAATGcttagtaaaaataaaaatttaatgaTAAATTTCCCATGGTGAAGATTTTTAACTCATTTAGCAACAGCCCAAGCTATTAGTAAGTGAAGTAGCTGCTTAGGGATTTCAAACAACAGAAGGCCTCAAAATGGGTCTCTATTTTTTACATAATCCAATTCATCTATCCTTTCTACTGCTTATTTTTGAGGAAACTATATTGAGCTCACAGTTTCTAGATGACTTAGACTCTACATCACTGTACAATTCACAGTCTGTGTACTGGGATTTGCCTTTATCTTACTTTGATCCCAAACCAATCAGAACAATCAAAGCATTACTCTATTATTTTAATGTCTATCTGGATGAGTCTGCTTGTTTTATTCCCCAGGAGATCCAGTTGTTCTGACAAGGGGGACCCAACAGTACAGTTCCTTTCCCAAGGGGGACACTGATATGAGTCGCAACAAAGAGAGGATGTCAGTCACCACCACCAGAATCTCCTTCTCTGAAGTGAGATAAGAGACCTTCTACTTAGTTAATTTTTGTAATATGtataaattacaataaaagtGACCTTTGAACACATTTTCCAATAGAGTGTAGAGCCGATTTTGATTAAGTTTATATTAAGTTTCATCAAGTCATTTTCGATCATGCTGACTGTGTTCTTCTTGATAGCTCAACCACACAGAGCGTCCAGTGTATGCCCCTGGGCCTGAACTGATGACCAAAAGCAACGTACAGTTCAGCCCACACTGTCTGTCGGGCCACTACTACACGACCACGACCAAAGAACACTACGGCAAACAGGAGGGAGAGCGAGCCAGACCAGCCATCCAGCTACCATGCAAGCTACTGAGTGGATCAGGTGATGGATTGgtccctgtttgtgtgtttaaagggAGGTACGTGTAGGTATTAAAGTGTGTTTAATCTGTCTGGCAGAACCGGCGCTGACCCTCAGCACCTCCAAGGCTCACTTCCTCCCTTTCAAGGCCCGCAAACAGACACCTTGTCTGTCACAGCAGAGGGTGAGAGATCAGGAGATACACTCAAAAACAATGGTTAAATTCTCCACTTACTGTAACAAGTTTAATAGTGTCATAACAACAGCAATAATACTTAGCAGAAATGCTGGTAATAGCATTTGATTCTCTTTCTCcattctcattttttctctctgtaatattATATAATGATCACTACATTGTTTGTTGCTGTCTAGAGCCACATCAGGTTTCCAGTGGCCGAACAGTACTTCCGCACCACTCACAGTGAAGCATACACAGCCAAACCTTTAACCCTGCAGCACCCTGCCAACAGTCAGTACTTGTCTCATTTTGTCATGAAGTGACTGAGAATCACAACTTGGCCACCGGCTCGTTCATGGCCAGCTcgtaataaaagataaaaagtcaaatcaaaaaatgttttccctgATTTTGTAGTTTCAGTTTCTAAAAATGCTGCAGAGACCTTTTGTGAATCAGCAGCAATGACAGAAGACTTCGTATAGCACATGACATGGGcacctacagtatgtacagtagcTGTACAGACAGAACACTGACAAATTATGCAGCCTGTTTCTGAAGGTCAGACATTAGTTATTGCTACAAAGACCAGGTTCTGTTCAAAGGGCACCTGTTTTGAATTTTATATTCAAATATACTGTTCTCTCACTGTATCATTTTCAAATTATGCAAATGAATCATAGTATTGGCTATATTCAGCTTCTCTGTGTAACTTACAGGGCCTCTAGATCCCATTATCAGCTGAGAATTAATTCCTTTATGACTGAGTGAGTAAAAGGGAAATGAAAACTAATGACTATCACTTGATTTAAACAGATTTCTAAAGGAATTAACGTTTTTAATAAGTGACTGTAATGAGACTGTGTTGACACATGgcgtatttgtgtgtgttttataaataaatgacatgCAATGAACCCCTTGAACTCCTGGGGTTAATggttcctacatttcccagaatccTTTTCAACCACCCCAACAGGAGAGGTGCAGCATGTGTGGAACTTAAACCCTTGAGAATACCCTGAGGTTTGAAATTCAGCTCATTAGAACTAAGAATTCTTTCAAATTTCAAACATGCATCCAACCAAAGCCCACGCCATCACATCATCTATCAGAGTTTATGTGTTATTCAATCAACTGCGTAAGAATGTTCATAATCTTCCTTGAATGATAAATAACTAAACCTTTACCCAGAACAAGACAGAGGCCATCAGAGTGTGAAATGTTGAAGCAGTGTGCAAGTGCAGCTTTAGCAGTTAGGTGGCTTAAACATAAACCTTATAGCCTCGCCTGTCACATTTAGGCCAGGGAGGGGAGCAGCCTCGAACTTGACTGTCCTACTTCCAGCCTGTTTACACTGTCAATGCTAAACCGCTAAGAAGAAGGTTAGCGTCTGTTTCACATGATTGACCACAAAACTCTGTAAAAACAATCTATGTTGTAGCAATAACACAGCCTTGACCCTGAGATGCAGGTTCTGCTGATAAAAATTTGGCAGGCAAGcagatgtaaataaacagaatcTGGAGTTCATCAACCTGCCCAGACAACAACAATCCAGGTATGGACCGCAATGTTAACTGTCCAACAAGTCCAGGTTCAGGTCTGTGGGGTACAGATGCAAGAACATGGTTTAATAGCAGATTACACTCCAGAATAGACACAGTGCTTGTTTCATTTTGCCACATATAGATGAATTTTCAGACAGAATTTTAATTCAACAAATGGATGTATCAAATTCATACATAATTTATAGCATTTTTTTTCACccagtcatttaaaaacagtccACATTAATGAGTGAGCAGGTAGCAGGTCCTGCTCAGGTCACACCTGTGACCTTGCTAATTTGAATGACACTGTTGTTGACATCTGAGCACAATGCAAATATCTCTGCAGACACTATAGGACACAAAGTCAGCTTATGGCTTAGTGAATTCTCATTCATCATATGTGaggttttattaaaatgtaaactcCTGAAAAAGTTTACAACTACAAAGACAACTGCTTTAGTGATGTGATCATGTCATAAACTTAAGTTTAGGCCAACATGTGACATGGTTGTCATGAGACTACCTCCACTGCTGAGGCATATGACTTTAAACAACTACAGAAACCACAATTTACTGAAGTGAATCAGAACTCtccttttaaatgttttttttttaattacattttgttttgcttctcatCTTCATTTACTCGTAAATGGTTTTTGTATTACTTTGTGAAATAGGCTAATATTTATCTCATCATACTTGTGTGTTCTGTactggtgtttttctgtttctaattataataaaaatgaaggagaaaacaCTCAAGTGATTTAAGAATGGAGCGACAGAGCAAAACATTCTACTATCTACGTTTAGCTGAGAGGCACATgctactttcaaaataaaagcctggatccgacaacaaaacacaaattttactGTTAAGTATTCTGTGCGTCTTCGTGTCTGTGAATGAGAGGAAATACACCAGTAAACGACAGAAACGGACGGGTGGAATACGCtacacacagtttcatttttaaaaggtaCATTCGGAAAATCAATTTTTCCCTTTCTTGACCTACAGACAGTCCACGCggtcttcctccacctcctcctcctcctccgtggAAAAGTGGGCGGGGGGTGACTCGCATGTGCGCTTTGTCATTGGTGTaaaacagagagctgctgtgtttatgGGCGTTTAAACCTGCCACCGTTTATAAAGCCGGGCTTCCATTGAACAGCCAGTTGGGGTGCCCGCACAGTTTGGTCTTTTCTGCCGTGAATTTCGCCTTCTGCTCTGAACTTCCTCTCTCCGCCGCTCCCTAAACTACAGGTGAGTTTGAGGCTTTTTAAAACATCAGCTCATTGGTTACATCtcgtatttttatttatttatattaaaaaaaacgCAGTCCCGATTTCCGAgcctgattggctgagacctGAATTAAGCGTTTATAAAATGTGCGTTAAACATCCCGCATAACGGGAAAAGTAAACAATATTAGACCCACAGTAAATAACTACCAAGAACTGCATGAACAGATCTACTTTTCCGGGCGGTAGAAGCGTGACAGTCGACTTAGATTACAGTATTATTTAAATGTTGGTGATAGAAAGTGTAATTTCTGTTATTTGACCTTATATGTGAGTGTTTCAATGAGCAAACCAAACAGTCTCACCAATTTTGTTTAGTAGTCATGAAAAGataatcatttgtttttgtgttggttAAATGAAAGCATGACATTGTAAAGTTAAGCAAAAAACGTtaacatatactgtagtttTAATCACTACTTTGTTTAGTAGTGTTTAATAGCTATTGTAAGAGAAACATGTATTATTATGATTAAACATTTCTAATAcgtgttttaaaaacaaacagcaggcttCACGACAGTATCTACTGGCAGGGCTGACCCTGGGATGTCAGGGACCCAGCGCAGAACCACCCAACCCCACCCTAAAGATCCCGAGATATAAAattgaaacaataaataataattaaggTTCCTATTGAATGGCGAGAGTACGTTTAAAGGCGGTCCAGAAACACTGCacaaaattatgtaaaaaacGAATACAGTCATTTGTTTCTGTAGGGGTCTCCTCGTGTCCAAACAAGCCACAAATAATTTATGACGCTTAAATAATTTGTGCCTCCTGGCTCTGTTTCGGTTTTCAACACCTGAAAATCAGTTCTTCACACTTCTTACGTTACTGTACATCACGGTtaagtgtgttttcatggttttccTGTCTGCACTCAGGAATGACGTTAAGCTCAATTAAGTCTTTCACGCTGGAGCTGGATGGTCCGGCTGATGCAGCGTTCACCGGGGGGGAGGTGGTGTCTGGCCAGGTGGTCCTGGACCTCCGCAGGGACACCAGAGTGCACTCCATGAAGGTGCAGGGCAGAGGGGTGGCCACGGCACATTGGCTGGAGAACCGTGGCATGAACTCCGTCTATAACGACTACACCTCCAAGATCACCTACTTCAGGAAGAGACAGCATCTGATCCGAGGTCAGTGGTGGAAGCTGCAGATTAAAGTTCCCTGTTCTTTCTTGCAATCATATATCCACCTTGCAGAGTTGTATCgtgtgatttgttttcatagttttgttgttgctggtaACATTTAAGTCATGCaaatttctgtgttttgcaaatacattttcaaaatgtggaTCTTCTTAGTTAGGTTTTAgacaaataaatgcatttcaaTAGTGCTTTTTCAGCAAAGAGAGCCAAATATGATCCATCAACAGGTTCAGCTGGGATGCACTGACTGTTACAATGGTCCAAAGGTGACTAGAAATAAACATGGCTATATTAACTGCAGACTAGCACTGTCGTTTCTTTACAAGGAGGGACATTTGTATCCTTTGTGCTGATGTTGTTCTAGCTCTTGCACTTTCCCTTTTGTAAGATATAATCCATAGTTTGTAATTTTGCTGCGATATACATAGTAACTGTATTTCAGCATGTactgcagctgctggtggtATAAAACTGCTGATGTGCTCTGTCATGTGCCAGCTGGTAgcctctgagtctctgagtcgCTGCAGTTTGCAAAAAGGAAGCCACCTGGGCCAAATGTGTTGCATGGAAACCTGGGAGAGAAGTCGCCACAGGCTCACCCAGATACATCTGCCTGATAACATAATCCtaacattaaacacaaatcCATTAGTGCTGAGTCCAAATAAACACAACTGGTTTACTGAGTGCTGTGTTGTACAGGTTGTAACACTGTAAAGTGTGAAATTCTCCTGGTGTTGAAGGCACCGGGCAGCTGAAACACAGTGTATAGGCCGAAGTAGCTGGGTAAATAAATTGTAGATAGCTGTTAATGTTTCATTAGATGCTTTGTAAACAGGTTTGACTCCCCAGTCTGTTTTGACAGGTAAATAGGAATGAACAGCACGTCCAGAGTCTCAGATTAAAACCTGAGTTATTGTTGTTACTTTAGCAGAATACACACAAGTTTAAAAGTCAGTCTAAAATGTTCATTCAAGCAGCACGTCATCCCCTGGTTATTTACTGTTGCAAAAGCTGCATCATTAATGCGCTGTGGTTAAAAGTGCAACAGGGAGGTTTTTGTATGTTAACACCCAACCTACATTTCAGGctaaatgtgaaaaagtaaCACGTCATCCTTTGACTGAGGTGCTCACAACTAAACATCAATTAATGATTTTCCAtcagtctttttgttttaattatttaggctttaaaatactgaaaatgttaCCTGTTACGATCAGTTATCAAAGCTAATACAGACTTTTTATAACATAGTCTGAACAGCAGCAAAAAATCCCCCCAAaactttaaacatttattaacNNNNNNNNNNNNNNNNNNNNNNNNNNNNNNNNNNNNNNNNNNNNNNNNNNNNNNNNNNNNNNNNNNNNNNNNNNNNNNNNNNNNNNNNNNNNNNNNNNNNNNNNNNNNNNNNNNNNNNNNNNNNNNNNNNNNNNNNNNNNNNNNNNNNNNNNNNNNNNNNNNNNNNNNNNNNNNNNNNNNN from the Lates calcarifer isolate ASB-BC8 linkage group LG17, TLL_Latcal_v3, whole genome shotgun sequence genome contains:
- the LOC108879433 gene encoding uncharacterized protein LOC108879433 isoform X3 gives rise to the protein MTAEVKTLIPACPVEYLVFTNIPFLDKNNPDVYSTHFKEDFQPCSSKKVEPVPLAITAQVDHRDLRHIKEYLSEATASYHRHPLPQVTRTPRWAELCTNFKMQTDPREAASSFLTTQSQKFQPHPFQAPPTPFRLTEAIKKIEQEETFPESTNKATFTLHHGSPVIKPTVKHLEEGFPTIKGDGCHRNIISQYKDSFKGAWSQAAQLMDKPSSVSMGDPVKIVERETTHAASFSRPTPCSQPVVKHRLKLNLGNFSKAPWSSTSKEAFCYHKIGDPVVLTRGTQQYSSFPKGDTDMSRNKERMSVTTTRISFSELNHTERPVYAPGPELMTKSNVQFSPHCLLGQYYTTTTKEHYGKQEGERARPAIQLPCKLLSGSEPALTLSTSKAHFLPFKARKQTPCLSQQRSHIRFPVAEQHFRTTHSEAYTAKPLTLQHPANSQYLSHFVMK
- the LOC108879433 gene encoding uncharacterized protein LOC108879433 isoform X2, encoding MTAEVKTLIPACPVEYLVFTNIPFLDKNNPDVYSTHFKEDFQPCSSKKVEPVPLAITAQVDHRDLRHIKEYLSEATASYHRHPLPQVTRTPRWAELCTNFKMQTDPREAASSFLTTQSQKFQPHPFQAPPTPFRLTEAIKKIEQEETFPESTNKATFTLHHGSPVIKPTVKHLEEGFPTIKGDGCHRNIISQYKDSFKGAWSQAAQLMDKPSSVSMGDPVKIVERETTHAASFSRPTPCSQPVVKHRLKLNLGNFSKAPWSSTSKEAFCYHKIGDPVVLTRGTQQYSSFPKGDTDMSRNKERMSVTTTRISFSELNHTERPVYAPGPELMTKSNVQFSPHCLLGQYYTTTTKEHYGKQEGERARPAIQLPCKLLSGSEPALTLSTSKAHFLPFKARKQTPCLSQQRSHIRFPVAEQHFRTTHSEAYTAKPLTLQHPANSQYLSHFVMK
- the LOC108879433 gene encoding uncharacterized protein LOC108879433 isoform X1, coding for MTAEVKTLIPACPVEYLVFTNIPFLDKNNPDVYSTHFKEDFQPCSSKKVEPVPLAITAQVDHRDLRHIKEYLSEATASYHRHPLPQVTRTPRWAELCTNFKMQTDPREAASSFLTTQSQKFQPHPFQAPPTPFRLTEAIKKIEQEETFPESTNKATFTLHHGSPVIKPTVKHLEEGFPTIKGDGCHRNIISQYKDSFKGAWSQAAQLMDKPSSVSMGDPVKIVERETTHAASFSRPTPCSQPVVKHRLKLNLGNFSKAPWSSTSKEAFCYHKIGDPVVLTRGTQQYSSFPKGDTDMSRNKERMSVTTTRISFSELNHTERPVYAPGPELMTKSNVQFSPHCLSGHYYTTTTKEHYGKQEGERARPAIQLPCKLLSGSEPALTLSTSKAHFLPFKARKQTPCLSQQRSHIRFPVAEQYFRTTHSEAYTAKPLTLQHPANSQYLSHFVMK
- the LOC108879434 gene encoding arrestin domain-containing protein 2 isoform X1 codes for the protein MTLSSIKSFTLELDGPADAAFTGGEVVSGQVVLDLRRDTRVHSMKVQGRGVATAHWLENRGMNSVYNDYTSKITYFRKRQHLIRGSAGMH
- the LOC108879434 gene encoding arrestin domain-containing protein 2 isoform X2, with the protein product MTLSSIKSFTLELDGPADAAFTGGEVVSGQVVLDLRRDTRVHSMKVQGRGVATAHWLENRGMNSVYNDYTSKITYFRKRQHLIRAGSL